A stretch of DNA from Planococcus antarcticus DSM 14505:
CGAATTCCAGTTGAGCATAGCAGAGCAGAGCTAAATCGATGAGTAAGAAGAGTAGCGCAGATCAACCTCTCAAAGAGAGTCAGTGGCAGGTGGGAACTGGCGGGGTGTCTGAGTGAATGGGCTTATGAGTGATTCTTTGAACAAGTCAGTAGAAGAATCCGTTTCCCCACGTTATCAGGGATCAAGTGAAAGCTTTGTCGGCTTTAACATGAGGTGGTACCGCGGTCATTCCGTCCTCTGCAAGGAACAGTTCTGTTCCTGCAGGGGGCTTTTTTTATTTTTTAGCAAGAAAGCAGAACCAAAGGCGCGTCGCTTAGCAGTACGTGCGCCCTTTAGGAAATGGAGATGAGTCGAGATGAGTATGGAAATGAAGACGAGAAAAATTGATGGAGATTCTTTGACGCCGATTGCGGTGTTTAACCGATTAGCAGGAGAACGCAAATGCCTGCTTGAAAGTTCATTGAAAACAAGTGTCACAGGCCGTTATTCCTTTATTGGAGCAAACCCATCCATCGGCTATATCGGTAACGGTCAGCGGTTGCGGGAAATCGATTTTCGGACAGGTATTGAACAAGTTCATGACGGCAAACCTTTGGAACTAATTAAAAGGTTAATGCCCCGTTATGATGCGGAAGTGGAAGGCCTTCCTTTTACAGGGGGTGCCCTCGGCTATATCGGCTATGATGCCATTCAGGTTTACGAGCCAATTAAAAAACCGAAAGAAGATAGCTTGCAGATGCCCGATATTCATCTGCAGATCTATGAAACCATCGTGGTATTCGACCATGTAAAAAATGATGTGACGATTTTGACGTTTGAAGACAAGCTCGATGAAATTGAACAGCAATTGGCCGTTCCGGAAAAAACAGCTATTGCAACAGATCAGGATTCTCTACAATTCGATTCCAAAACTAGCGATGCCTTTTTCCGTAAACAGGTAGAGCAGGCAAAAGATCATATTCGTAAAGGGGATGTCTTCCAATTGGTGCTGTCTCAGCGCCTGTCTGCGAGTTATAAAGGGGATGCTTTTGCGCTGTACCGGAAATTGCGCAAGCAAAATCCGTCTCCCTATCAATTCTTCATCGATTTTGACGGCTATGCTGTTGTAGGAGCTTCACCTGAAAGTCTGCTGACGATTCGGGACAGCCACATGGTGACCAACCCAATCGCTGGGACCCGTAAACGCGGCAAAACTGTAGATGAAGATAACCGTTTGGCAGAAGAGTTGGCTGGCGATGAAAAAGAGCAGGCGGAACACAAAATGCTGGTAGATCTCAGTCGCAACGACGTAGGGCGGGTGGCGCAGATTGGGACTGTTGAAGTGCCGAAATACATGGTCATCGAGAAATACCAGCACGTTATGCACTTGGTATCGGAAGTGACAGGGGAGCTCGATAAAAAAATGCACCCATTAGATGCTTTGGTATCCTGTCTGCCCGCGGGTACGGTCTCTGGTGCTCCAAAAGTGCGAGCCATGCAATTGATACAGGAATTTGAAGAAGAGCGCAGAGGAGTCTATGGAGGAGCTATTGGCTACTTAGGATTCAACGGCAATCTCGACGTCGCACTGGCAATCCGCACCTTTGTGGTTAAAGATGAAATGGTCCATGTCCAAGCGGGGGCAGGCATCGTCTTTGACTCGGATCCACAGGCGGAATATGAAGAAACGCTGCATAAAGCTCGCTCACTTACGGAGGTGTTTGGATGATCCTGTTAATCGATCATTACGATTCGTTTACTTATAACATTTATCAGGCAGTTGCTGCTATGGGCGTTGAAGTTGAAGTGGTCCGTTACGGCGTTTTAACAGTCGATGAAATCAAAGCGAAAAACCCACAAGCCATTATCCTTTCACCTGGACCTGGCCATCCACTGGAATTGCCCGAATCGATGGAGCTGATCCAGCAACTGCACCGCTCCATTCCAATTCTAGGCATTTGTCTGGGACAGCAGTTAATTGGAGCGGCGTTTGGCGGCAAAGTCATCCAAGCTCCCGTTATCCGACACGGAAAAGTGTCGCAAGTGTCACATAATTATCAGGGATTGTTTAAAAACATGCCGTTGCCCTTGCCGGTTATGCGCTATCATTCGCTTGTGTTGGAACCGGAAACGTTGGCAGGATGTCTAGAGGTCCAGTCGCGGGCGCTCGATGATGAGACGATCATGGCCGTGAAACATCGAGAATATCCAGTTTATGGAATCCAATTCCACCCTGAATCGATTGGGACACCAGATGGAGTGGAACTGATGAAAGAATTTATTGTGCTAGTAAATCAGGAAGCAGCAAGCCAACGATAAAGCACACAGAAAATCCCAAGCCTTAAGGCTTGGGATTTTACTATTGATTTGAGAACTATGACTTGTGGTGTCGAGCTCCTAAGTCGGCCGCCGATAGCATGAGTAAGTTCGCTCATACCCGAATTAATGGCATGGTACAGCAGCGGAAAGCCCCGCCGGACTTGATGATTTCAGAATAGTCGACTTCGATGACATGGAAGCCGCGCGCCGTCAACTGCTTATTGACCTGCTGGTTCTGCGGTTGGCTAAACACTTTCCGGTCACCAATGGATAACACATTGGCACCAAGCGCGAATTGCTCTTTTTCGTTGACACGGATCAAGGTATAACGTTCAGCCAGCATCTGAACAGTAGCCATGTCGAATGCTTCCGGAAAAACTAGCGCTTCGGTTGGCGACAGGATATTGAAAACACAGTCAAGATGCAGGTATTTTTCATTAAAAGAAATCGGCATGACTTCAAAATCCGGGAGTTCGAGTTGCAGATCACGAATGGCTTTTTTGGAAGTTCGGCTGCTAATGCCGACAAAGACAGTATCGCGGTCGATGATGACATCACCGCCTTCGATGCGATGGCCCGTCAAATGCTTGAAGTTGACATCGTGTACATCCATCCACTTCCGAAGCTCCTGTTCTTCTCCTTGACGAATTTCAGAAGCCATTTCGC
This window harbors:
- a CDS encoding anthranilate synthase component II, with the protein product MILLIDHYDSFTYNIYQAVAAMGVEVEVVRYGVLTVDEIKAKNPQAIILSPGPGHPLELPESMELIQQLHRSIPILGICLGQQLIGAAFGGKVIQAPVIRHGKVSQVSHNYQGLFKNMPLPLPVMRYHSLVLEPETLAGCLEVQSRALDDETIMAVKHREYPVYGIQFHPESIGTPDGVELMKEFIVLVNQEAASQR
- a CDS encoding dimethylarginine dimethylaminohydrolase family protein, producing the protein MSSYIKESLSASCQSEYDPLRRVLLCHPRYMEIKDVINDIQKRYKDENIDVPKALHQHNEFVQALIDQGVQTDLIEPSDEYPEQVFTRDIGFTIGETVFIGEMASEIRQGEEQELRKWMDVHDVNFKHLTGHRIEGGDVIIDRDTVFVGISSRTSKKAIRDLQLELPDFEVMPISFNEKYLHLDCVFNILSPTEALVFPEAFDMATVQMLAERYTLIRVNEKEQFALGANVLSIGDRKVFSQPQNQQVNKQLTARGFHVIEVDYSEIIKSGGAFRCCTMPLIRV
- the trpE gene encoding anthranilate synthase component I; translated protein: MSMEMKTRKIDGDSLTPIAVFNRLAGERKCLLESSLKTSVTGRYSFIGANPSIGYIGNGQRLREIDFRTGIEQVHDGKPLELIKRLMPRYDAEVEGLPFTGGALGYIGYDAIQVYEPIKKPKEDSLQMPDIHLQIYETIVVFDHVKNDVTILTFEDKLDEIEQQLAVPEKTAIATDQDSLQFDSKTSDAFFRKQVEQAKDHIRKGDVFQLVLSQRLSASYKGDAFALYRKLRKQNPSPYQFFIDFDGYAVVGASPESLLTIRDSHMVTNPIAGTRKRGKTVDEDNRLAEELAGDEKEQAEHKMLVDLSRNDVGRVAQIGTVEVPKYMVIEKYQHVMHLVSEVTGELDKKMHPLDALVSCLPAGTVSGAPKVRAMQLIQEFEEERRGVYGGAIGYLGFNGNLDVALAIRTFVVKDEMVHVQAGAGIVFDSDPQAEYEETLHKARSLTEVFG